The Lottiidibacillus patelloidae genome includes the window ACAAAAGTTAAAAAAAAATATGATATTTTTGTTACAGATGATGCAAGAGAAGTAACAAAATTTGCTGATGTGCTTTTTATAGCAGTCAAACCGAATCTATATGAAGAAGTGCTAACAAATATAAAAGACTATATTAGAGAAAACACGGTAGTAATATCAATTGCAGCTGGTATAACCATTCGCTTCATGGAAGAAACATGCCAAAAAAATGTTAAAGTAATCCGTACTATGCCTAACACTCCAAGCCTTGTAGGGGAAGGAATGACGGCAGTTTGTGCAAATGAGTTAGTGAATGAGGAAGAGCTAACAATTGTTAAAGCAATCTTTGAATGCTTTAGTAAAGTGGAAATAATTGATGAAAGCTTAATGGATGCTATTCCCGCCATAAGTGGTTCCTCACCGGCATATGTTTACATGTTAATTGAGGCAATGGCTGACGGTGGTGTCCTTCAAGGGATCCCAAGGGATCAAGCATATAGATTAACTGCTCAAGCAATATTAGGAGCTGCAAAAATGGTTCTTGAAACGGGAATGCATCCAGGAGAGTTGAAAGATAATGTATGTACGCCAGGCGGGGCAACAATAGAAGCAATATCAACATTAGAAAAAAATAATTTCAGAGCTGCTGTTTTAGCTGCAATGGAAAATTGCACT containing:
- the proC gene encoding pyrroline-5-carboxylate reductase — translated: MYSQIGFIGCGKMAQAMIEGLISSGKVRPSQIIANAKSVETLTKVKKKYDIFVTDDAREVTKFADVLFIAVKPNLYEEVLTNIKDYIRENTVVISIAAGITIRFMEETCQKNVKVIRTMPNTPSLVGEGMTAVCANELVNEEELTIVKAIFECFSKVEIIDESLMDAIPAISGSSPAYVYMLIEAMADGGVLQGIPRDQAYRLTAQAILGAAKMVLETGMHPGELKDNVCTPGGATIEAISTLEKNNFRAAVLAAMENCTTKSVALMNNKS